The following are from one region of the Crassostrea angulata isolate pt1a10 unplaced genomic scaffold, ASM2561291v2 HiC_scaffold_296, whole genome shotgun sequence genome:
- the LOC128170066 gene encoding uncharacterized protein LOC128170066, with protein MKLAGLSALSLVAADDGMDSSLHGPFHQRCTGSSSTISITGEMGNDEWTVITLQLTDAFRSPSLFVFNGGLWRNGCSAAFMSGAAWNGVFPIALKVALLYRASPTALIGVLASPHFSLSS; from the exons ATGAAGTTGGCAGGACTTTCCGCACTGTCCTTGGTAGCAGCTGATGATGGAATGGACAGCAGTTTACATGGCCCGTTTCATCAAAG ATGCACCGGAAGCAGCAGCACTATCTCCATCACTGGTGAAATGGGAAATGATGAGTGGACAGTCATCACTTTGCAGCTCACTGATGCATTTCGCAGCCCAtctctttttgtctttaatggtgGTCTCTGGAGGAATGGTTGCAGTGCAGCCTTCATGTCCGGGGCAG cTTGGAATGGTGTTTTCCCTATCGCACTGAAGGTGGCATTGTTATACCGGGCATCTCCTACCGCTCTTATAGGTGTATTGGCAAGTCCACATTTCTCGTTAAGCTCTTGA
- the LOC128170068 gene encoding uncharacterized protein LOC128170068: protein MPGLSFPPHAGSSPVNRQSPGISSATGEGMKLAGLSALSLVAADDGMDSSLHGPFHQRCTGSSSTISITGEMGNDEWTVITLQLTDAFRSPSLFVFNGGLWRNGCSAAVMSGAAWNGVFPIALKVALLYRASPTALIGVLASPHFSLSS from the exons ATGCCAGGCCTCTCTTTTCCTCCCCATGCTGGTTCCAGTCCAGTGAACCGTCAAAGTCCAGGAATTTCT tccGCGACAGGAGAAGGAATGAAGTTGGCAGGACTTTCCGCACTGTCCTTGGTAGCAGCTGATGATGGAATGGACAGCAGTTTACATGGCCCGTTTCATCAAAG ATGCACCGGAAGCAGCAGCACTATCTCCATCACTGGTGAAATGGGAAATGATGAGTGGACAGTCATCACTTTGCAGCTCACTGATGCATTTCGCAGCCCAtctctttttgtctttaatggtgGTCTCTGGAGGAATGGTTGCAGTGCAGCCGTCATGTCCGGGGCAG cTTGGAATGGTGTTTTCCCTATCGCACTGAAGGTGGCATTGTTATACCGGGCATCTCCTACCGCTCTTATAGGTGTATTGGCAAGTCCACATTTCTCGTTAAGCTCTTGA